AAGACACATTCATAGATTTGAATGTATCGTGTGttgaaaattggtttgttctgatatataagttaatattattatatattaaagttctatgtatagttaggtgtaggttaggttaggtgcttgtgttctgttggcgataatttatatatgaagtacgtgggtgaagccttTACGAGGTGCGGGTCGACCAGAGGGCGCCAGCAAAGCACTCttagagaaatgttcgaacgtcataaggtgtgagttgtgtgtaaagtgtttatcattcataaacaggggggtttggcggctgcattTACGAGCTTTTGGCATTTGTTGATAAAAACGGgctgaggttaggttaggctctGTTGCCAATTATTTGCATTTGGAGTACGTGTGTGAAGCATTTGTAGAGGTGAGAGGGGGGACTCGAACACAGGTCGTCAGCAAAACACTGTTCGAGAAACGTTCATACGTCATCAGGTGTGAATTGCGTGTAaatatttttcattcataaacagggtgtTTAGCTGGTGGATTAATGAGCATATTTATACAGCCTATCCTTATAAACAAGAGCCAAGCGATCTTTAATTACCTAGGATACAATTTAACTCACTACTTCTGGATCCTTAAAAACaacttttatataaaaagtctccTCGTGTACAACACAGTAAAAAGCCTCCCTGAGGCCTAATGGCTGGCCGGCTGATGATCCAACACCGATGCTCTCATCACGACAAATGGAAAGGAAATTACGTGAAATAATATCATTCTTAGTTGTCTTGTAATCTATTTTTTAatagattattatgtatttccttgaggacaggttgcacttATCATTACTACTGCTCCTACAATCCTTACTGTCATTCATACctgtatataaaaataaattaattacAATATCACTCATAAtgttccttttatatattatttagttTGCAAATGTTACAAGCCGTCTTTGTAAGCCTCATCACTCGAGTCCCAGGTTCGATATTTATTTTATGTTTCATTATATTAATTTAATGTTAATGTTTCCGTGTTCCTTACAGTTGCACACTTGTTCAGCCCAGCCTTTCCTAACTGTGGTTGTGTATTTGATCAACTCAGCCTTGAATGTTAATGCGATTGTAAACTTGTTCTATTCAGAGTTGTTTGTGTTCTCGTGGTGCACATCTCCCGTGTGGTTGTTTCTCTGGCTGTGCACTTGTTCAACTCAGCCTGGGTTGAACAGTAGAACATGTGTTGCCGGAGGCGCGTGTGTAATTGATTTCCTGAGAATCCTCTGTGCTTCTTGGCTAGAGAAGAATCTGAAATTGTTTCATTATTATGGATATAgtcattagagagagagagagagagagagggagagagagagagagagagagagagagagagagagagagagagagagagagagagagagagagagagagagagagagagagagaaagagacagagagagagagacagagagagagagagagagagagagagagagagagagagagagagagagagagagagagagagagagagagagagagagagcgagagagagagagagagagagagagagagagagagagagagagagagagagagagagagagagagagagagagagagagagagagagagagagagagagagagagagagagagagagagagagagagagagagagagagagagagagagagagagagagagagagagagagagagagagagagagagagagagagagacagacagagacagagacagagagagagaactctaacACGAGGATGAGATAGTGTTATGGGAAGCAAGTCAGGGAAGAGTTCAACACAAGCGCAAAACGAGTCAATTCAGATTGCGCTTAGAATGCATCTCTGTAAACACCACATAGATCTTCTTCACATAAGCGGGCTTCAGCGCTGTATAAGGTAATCAGAGCCGCCATTCACTTCTGGACGCCAGGCCTGGGGATGGCGCAAGATGCTCCCTTGACGATAATGGGCGCCGTGGATGACGCAGCACGACTTCACATCGTCTATACTTTTGTTATCGCAGTTATAATTGATTTTCTTTATCTTCCATTTGCCAAAAAATAtgtatttaatttttatttatcctTCAGTTGCATCCATTTTGTCTTTAACTGCCACTCTTAAATAGCCACTTTAGTGCCCTGATGACTTAATGAGACAGTCATTTTGACTGTGAGTGTCCAGTTGTATGCTTTTGGGCACAGGTTACGACCATTCATCTAGACTTTAAGACTGAGGAAggtcatataatatataattcccattgtcggggacagtatgcctgtttatatatatatatatatatatatatatatatgtcgtacctagtagccagaactcacttctatgcctactatgcaaagcccgatttgcctaataagccaagttttcatgaattaatatattttctttattttttttcttatgaaatgataaagctacccatttcgttatgtatgaggtcaatatttttttattggagttaaaattaacgtagatatacgaccgaacctaaccaaccctacctaacctaacctaacctatctttataggttaggttaggttaggtagccgaaaaggttaggttaggttaggttaggtaggttaggtagtcgaaaaacaattaattcatgaaatcttggcttattaggcaaatcgggccttgcatagtagtcatagaagtgcgttctggctactaggtacgacatatatatatatatatatatatatatatatatatatatatatatatatatatatatatatatatatatatatatatatatatatatatatatatatatgcaaacaagcctgaatggtccccaggactatatacaactgaaaactcacaccccagaagtgactcgaacccatactcccacaactggtatgtacagggacgccttaatccgcttgaccatcacgaccggacaaaaggaagtgatagccgaggctataagaaccacttccccgccggcactcggatggtaatcttgggcatagcattttatcaaatcacctcattctttggggcacacgtgaggaacacaaatgcaaacaagcctgaatggtccccaggactatatacaactgaaaactcacaccccagaagtgactcggctATCGCCTCGGCTATACtcggatatagcctcggctatcacttccttttgtccggtcgtgatggtcaagcggattaaggcgtccctgtacataccagttgtgggagtatgggttcgagtcacttctggggtgtgagttttcagttatatatatatatatatatatactattgatTATTAAGGGAACaaatgcattaggtgaaaggaaacgtgctcaTCTATTTTCGCCCTGcctggaaatcgaacccgggattcctGATTGTGAGTGCTGATTGTTTTCTAGATCATAATAGTAGCTACGTGCGCCTGTTGCGCCAAGTACAATAACACGCAAACTGTTCTAAAAGTTCAAGTTCATGTGACGGTGTAGACTACACTGTTGGTGGCTGTATGTGACGGTGTAGACTACACTGTTGGTGGCTGTATGTGACGGTGTAGACTACACTGTTGGTGAAAAGTCTACAAAAAGTCTACTGAAAGAGATAAAGGTTTAGAACCTTTGGGACCTCTGTGACCTTTGGGACCTTTGGGACATTTGGGACCTTTGGGACCTTTGGGACATTTGGGACCTTTGGGACCTCTGGGACCTTTGGGACATTTGGGACCTCTGGGACCTTTGGGACCTTTGGGACCTACCCTTCCAACACTGACACCCGAGGCTCCCATAAACAGGGGCAACATGGGCAGAATTTGGCAATTAGAACGTCTTTAATGAACCTTAATTAGAGCTATACATaatgagatcacaataacgtggtgtaTTATTGAGAAAACTTCCAGAGCGTGAAGAcgggatcgaacctgcgtcctgCTCCAACGATTGTCTCCAAAATCTGGACTCTTTCAAGGTAATCGTCAAAACCTATGTCAGACCATTACTGGAATATGCAACCCAGCTGGGAATCCGCAACTTGTGAAGGATAAAACCAAACTTTAACAAACTATTTAGTTTGCAACAAAATTAGTACCAGAATCATGAGGGTTAAGTTTTGAGGATAGGTAAAGGGGGATAGATCACAATCACCTCACAATCACAGCCATTCACCCCATCATACAGCTCACACATCccttcaccacaccacacaatcccaccacacaaccccttcacacaatcccctcaccccaccccacAACCAATCACCTGATGACACAATCCCCTACCCCATCACACAATCCCCTACCCCATCACACAACCCCCTACCCCATCACACAACCCCCTACCCCATCACACAACCCCCTACCCCATCACACCCCCTCACCCCATCACACAACCCCTCACCCCATCACACCCCCTCACCCCATCACACAACCCCCTACCCCATCAAACAACCCCCTACCCCATCACACAACCCCCTACCCCATCACACCCCCTCACCCCATCACACAACCCCCTACCCCATcacacaccccctcaccccaTCACACAACGCTCCACTACTGCACACAATCCCCCCATAATTAACACTGTACATGATATGGTAATACAAGCATCTAATTGAAATTAAGGCAGTATTGTCGCAACATCAAACACAGCTGCTCAATAGGACTGTGTTGCAAAGCCAGAGGGGCGTATCTTCGTGTGGCCAAGTGACCGGGAAACTTCGTTCATGGTGACCTGGACAACGAGGTCCAGAAAGGCATCTTGGGACCGTTGCAAAACTGGAATCAATGGATTGGTGAAGAGTCGGGAGTCTATGAATTGATATTGTAAGTTGCACTGCGTTCTGAAGTCAAACTTAGCTTCTCTTATGTTGTAATGAGGTATTAATATATCATAATTCATCATTGGACTATGCACGGCCTTGGTGATGGAACAACATCAGTTTAAGCTCCTCAAAATGAAGCTGCGGAGATGGTAATTGAATGACTAGATGCCAGTAGCGTAAGAGCTAACACACAGTGGCAGGTTATGGCACGATATGACTAGGAAGCACGATACAGGTTACAGCTCTAGTCTTGCCTCAGCTTAGGCTCTGTAGCTGTGAGCAGCCGCTGCGAGGCGACGATAATTCCCTGACTACCTCAGCGTGCACGTTTCTGGGAGCAGAAGTCACGAAAGAAgtaactgaagagagaaagatgtgACATTTTCCTTCCAGAAGTAAATAACATTTAAGTCAGAAGTCAAGACAGGGTAGATATGAGGTCAAGTTAGATGTCGTCGGGGAGAGTTAAATGTCAGGTCTGGTTAGATGTCAGGGTCTTTTTAGATGTCAGGTTTGGTTAGATGTCAGTTCTGGTTAGATGTCAGGTTTGGTTAGATGTCAGGTCTGGTAAGATGTCAGGTTTGGTTAGATGTCAGGTTTGGTAAAATGTCAGGGTCTGGTTAGATGTTAGGTTTGGTAAGATGTCAGGGTCTGGTTAGATGTCAGGTTTGGTAAGATGTCAGGGTCTGGTTAGATGTCAGGTCAGATGTGAGATTGATACTCTGGTCAAGGGCAATATGACTTTCGAAATGTTGAGGTAACTGCGAAGACAAATATCTTTTGAATCTGAGGAGAATACATAATTTTTTTGGACTCCCTCCTAGCAGTCACTGAGACGCAtctcgcgcgcacacacacacacacacacacacacacacacacacacacacacacacacacacacacacacacacacacacacacacacacacacacacaagaacttgtacaccagttgactgacgattGAGAGGTTTGATCaaaaagccgaagctcaacccccttgtactcatctagatgagtacacacagccCAACTGATCATACATATTCTCATACTCACGCATACACACAAAGCCGGACACATGAGTACGTATATATAGTTATATCATGCTGATCTTTTCATACAGTATACCATTATCATCTTGggtataatgatatatatatatatatatatatatatatatatatatatatatatatatatatatatatatatatatatatatatatatatatatatatatatatatatatatatatgtcgtacctagtagccagaactcacttctcagcctactatgcagggcccgatttgcctaataagccaagttttcatgaattaattgtttttcgactacctaacctacctaaccttacctaacctaactttttcggctaccaaacctaacctaacctataaagataggttaggttaggtttgtgggaaaaacctgctgggattgatataagaggagactaccagggacttgtactgaactaaattaaaaatttactgtctgcaaattaattcaactaaaatctctagctagggttgtaaatcctagatcctcttttcctaatgacaaactgtgggctgtaagggacaggtggggtgaatgactatgttgatagaagttccaatccacctgtagacagggatctcacatcagcttgtattttatacaaggataagatttgataaattcagttatctgactgaacactggctctgtttaaatcagggatttaaacatacatagtctaacctagcaccataacttaacagccaatagattcttatactataaacaacaaattaaattgtaaaagtataaataaatgaccttaaatgtagtctaaatactgttaagtaactactaattatattcaattaaatgaacttatatgataacttaaaaattaactaagcaaactattgataacttaatttatatattcaaatatatatgcagacatattcaatttatatgatacagttagcttgactgaatcttttccaacaatatggacacttatgaggtttttacttattgaggctgaattcttttctgacagaatggacactcatgaggttcagtgcttggataagattcacagctacactataattttaataaacgtaccgatttgtgaggcttagcctcgctttttaaccaacagacagatttataggatattaaagctacacaagcatacaattggccaatcatacaccaaataaccttcaatatacttctctgccagtcggggtgcctgtctgacaagtttgccagactgattaactctctcttgttgagtttaggcacgatattttgctacagcgttgctgtatgatgatctggtagcgttgctacgtgattatcctgcagttgcagaagaatgattcgagataaaagtttatgaatgaaggtggaggaaaccgtgtcactgatctccactatacactctattttatgtgaatgttcacggattttccttgtagatattgtccaggtactcccccagttctagagagtattcactggcgataaaaaatattagataaggtgtccttgagctggtaatgttcgctaaggatcagtcacttgttcactcatttgtaaacaaaagcggagtgccgcgaggcatcgtcgtgggcgcttctcgccccccgagagccttccccctctcccttgagaggtagcttgcaatgaatattgattgattatttttacagtctagacttatgattaagataagatgtgattataatataattagatataagatttaaagattataagtagtatttgaaagtaccactgaatcttattaaggattcgatttttaatcctaccggatgttgaatcaatgttccaatagttttttaattaagaagtccttctagaagcttctggatccttgaaagatcatgtacaaagtcacgtaggcatcaaaagggcccctgttgagtacgtgttcatggtgccattgtcatccaggatcaagctatataatgaatctttaataattcaaatatgatttttatacgatttagatatgattttgatatgatttagatatgatatagacattatacatttcttagatgattattagatatggtgggtaaaaatttcccacatcttccagagggagagaactggcacagagtccaatacttaggacaatagtaaccatatgtttttatttactctccattggattgataatacaagtgcaaattttgcttgcacttttgtgctgctgtccgttgtggacgattgtgtctgttaggagtctgtgggtcttgtggagttagagtgtcttgaggtctctcaggatctaactgcagctggctcactgattccatgtggatgagtttgtccaatgtcttcagagaagttgttcctttagacaggattttgactattctcaaaatcccctgactatctggatggactgagacaactttacctaatggccagtcagccctagggccatcactgtctaccaagacaatatcgccaggttggagattagctatattatgggggacattggccccatagtgatgttctcgtagagatgtaagatattcttttgtccaaacatcattccatttttggattatgctggacagatgtttatacccctgaaccaactcgctctgacccacatatgagggatctctgatctcatcatccactagagatggtactggagtcagaagtcttccatacattaggtgggcaggacttaacggctcatgttgagtaggatcctcagacaagtaagtcaacggccggttattcacccttgattctatttccgtgattactgtctggagttcttgaagattgattttctgacggtgtagagattttctcaaggatccttttacagttcctattaaccgttcataaaatcctccgtgccatggggctctcggagggataaatttccatctgcaatgacgctgttccagtgtggaagtaactgcaggatgggaacagatttcccgtagacatgcttctccagctaccaagtttgctccgttatctgaaatcatcagcttagggcatgatcggcgtgctgcgaatctgcggaaagcttgaataaatgattgagcagtcatatcgggtgttacctctagatgtactgccctggtggtagcacaggtgaacagacagatgtatgccttgataggttgcttatctgcagtccctgttagatatattgctcctgtataatctactcctgtcgtttcgaaaggttgtagatggaccactcgttcctttggcaggggtggtggccctggataagagcaagttcttgcatcgtaccttcggcatatcatgcaattcttcaagattgatttgactgactgtcttccctgaggaatccagtactgctgtctgatttgtgtgagtgtgtctaacactcctccatgtttgatgatttgttgatgtgtatgcaacacaatcaaccttgtgatccaatgattttttggtaaaagcaatggatgcacggtatctagattgatatctgcgtgtttaagtctccctccacaacgcggaatgttgtgattttcttggtctatccacagaccgagattgtgttttaacttatgcggaagattttcatagttattcccataagtttctctctgggcttgtcttacccaatagagaagtgcatctggaaaagtgtattttataccttttttcctgagataatgaaacacgttctgtgttacattgattaatttgatgagcgaggagtaacgagtacaatccaagactgatatttgagcttgctgcctggtggtagttatggtttgtgtcgtaatgacgtgtggcttttgttcaggccaactaccattcactaaccatcgaggcccatgaaaccaaatatctgcctttgcaaactgtttaaatgtcatacctcttgataagagatcagctggattatcctttgttggtacatgcaacaattgaaagcctgcggaaatttctttaatttccgagacgcgattttttacatatggagttggacagttgtcgtttcgtacccattgtaagacagcttcattgtcagaccatatgatgacatctttgatgttcatggcagacaagacttgtttgatatgcactgctaagcgtgttccagttagcagtgctgttagttccatctgaggcaaagtcctcttttttaatggagcgactctggccttagaggtgataagatatgattgattagaagtcactaagtaagcacaagctccaaaagctttggctgacgagtctgcgaatacatgtagtgatacttcttcattttcctcgactatgtgtctcggaaagattatcttttcaactaaagtttgttcttgagccacttccatccaagctttttgtaactggattggtagtggatcatcccaaccaatcttagccttccatgcttcttgcaccaataaacgccacttgatagtcaaaggatttagtagaccaagtgggtcgaatactttgctaacttgtgaaagcaaatccctttttgtagtgatgttgtaatttactggcacagatttgatcgatattgtgtccgagattaaatcccaatccatacctaacaccttttgtgattctg
The sequence above is a segment of the Procambarus clarkii isolate CNS0578487 chromosome 44, FALCON_Pclarkii_2.0, whole genome shotgun sequence genome. Coding sequences within it:
- the LOC138350251 gene encoding uncharacterized protein, whose protein sequence is MICRRYDARTCSYPGPPPLPKERVVHLQPFETTGVDYTGAIYLTGTADKQPIKAYICLFTCATTRAVHLEVTPDMTAQSFIQAFRRFAARRSCPKLMISDNGANLVAGEACLREICSHPAVTSTLEQRHCRWKFIPPRAPWHGGFYERLIGTVKGSLRKSLHRQKINLQELQTVITEIESRVNNRPLTYLSEDPTQHEPLSPAHLMYGRLLTPVPSLVDDEIRDPSYVGQSELVQGYKHLSSIIQKWNDVWTKEYLTSLREHHYGANVPHNIANLQPGDIVLVDSDGPRADWPLGKVVSVHPDSQGILRIVKILSKGTTSLKTLDKLIHMESVSQLQLDPERPQDTLTPQDPQTPNRHNRPQRTAAQKCKQNLHLYYQSNGE